In the Aneurinibacillus soli genome, one interval contains:
- a CDS encoding TrkH family potassium uptake protein, with protein sequence MKRLSNRFSAQQLLVGGYFLATFLSVILLMLPVSLKEGVTLSFIDALFIATSAVSVTGLATVNPVDTFSVFGTFVLIFACQIGGIGIMTLGTFLWILLGKNIGLSYRMLIMTDQNRNNLSGLVQLMKLVIGMAVFFEAIGTIILGFYFWGTGYYATWYEAFYYALFHCVSSYTNAGIDIFGNSMLGFSHDYFVQSITMLLIMLGAIGFPVLVEAYEYFIKKSRPFRFSLYTKLTTLTFFFLIITGFIGILVIENNQAFAGMSWHEKIFYALFNSVTTRSCGLVTMNMTDFSTPTQFLMSMFMFIGASPSSVGGGIRTTTLAIMVLTVIAYARGHQEVQLLGRSLYQTDIIKSFVVFTVSSITVCTSIIILLILEHDRFSVMEVIFEVCSAFGTTGLSLGITSNLSTVSQCIIVLLMFMGRIGVPVLLFIFKNKQQSRLRYPGERVMIG encoded by the coding sequence ATGAAAAGACTCTCCAACCGTTTTTCAGCCCAGCAACTTCTTGTGGGCGGTTATTTTCTAGCAACGTTCCTATCTGTCATCCTGCTGATGCTCCCTGTTAGTCTAAAAGAAGGCGTTACACTTTCATTTATAGATGCGCTTTTCATTGCGACAAGCGCTGTAAGTGTAACGGGACTCGCTACGGTTAATCCTGTCGATACGTTTAGTGTATTCGGCACATTTGTTCTGATTTTCGCCTGTCAGATCGGTGGGATTGGCATTATGACGCTTGGGACATTTCTCTGGATTCTGCTAGGAAAAAATATCGGACTCTCGTATCGTATGCTCATCATGACCGATCAGAACCGAAATAATCTATCTGGGCTTGTTCAGTTGATGAAACTCGTAATTGGCATGGCTGTTTTCTTTGAAGCAATTGGAACGATTATTCTCGGATTTTACTTCTGGGGAACCGGTTATTATGCTACGTGGTACGAAGCGTTTTATTATGCACTCTTTCATTGTGTCTCCTCGTATACGAATGCTGGGATCGATATTTTCGGGAATTCTATGCTCGGATTCTCGCATGATTATTTCGTACAAAGTATTACGATGCTACTTATCATGCTTGGTGCAATCGGGTTCCCTGTGCTTGTCGAAGCATATGAATATTTCATTAAAAAATCTCGACCGTTTCGCTTTTCTTTGTATACGAAACTTACGACGCTTACCTTTTTCTTTCTGATTATAACCGGCTTTATCGGTATACTGGTAATCGAAAATAACCAGGCATTCGCAGGTATGAGCTGGCATGAAAAAATATTCTATGCATTATTCAATTCGGTTACAACCCGAAGCTGTGGTCTCGTAACAATGAACATGACAGATTTTAGTACGCCTACACAGTTCCTTATGAGCATGTTTATGTTTATTGGGGCAAGCCCTTCTAGCGTAGGAGGGGGTATTCGTACTACGACGCTTGCTATTATGGTACTTACCGTTATTGCATATGCACGCGGTCATCAAGAAGTCCAATTATTGGGACGCTCCTTGTATCAGACGGACATTATCAAAAGCTTCGTTGTTTTTACCGTCTCCTCAATTACCGTATGCACCAGCATTATTATTCTACTAATTCTTGAGCATGACCGTTTTTCTGTGATGGAAGTTATTTTTGAAGTATGCTCAGCATTCGGAACTACAGGACTTTCACTCGGAATTACAAGTAATCTTTCCACGGTTAGCCAGTGCATCATTGTTCTGCTTATGTTTATGGGTCGAATTGGTGTGCCGGTTCTGTTATTCATTTTCAAAAACAAACAACAATCACGTCTTCGCTACCCCGGAGAGCGCGTGATGATTGGATAA
- a CDS encoding tRNA 2-thiocytidine biosynthesis TtcA family protein, giving the protein MEFTLSNTERKRLVRPAQRIVQAYHMIEDGDRIAVGVSGGKDSSTLLYVLTALQRQLSVRFEIVPISLSLGFAGMNMSPLVEFVEKLGHTLHVKETEIGKVVFDIRQEKNPCSLCANMRRGTLYEYAKELDCNKAALGHHLDDAMETFFMNLLFNGKMGSFHPKTYLDRADITLIRPLVGIEEDTIERFIETRNIPIITNPCPANKKTKREEIKQLIDSLSSQYPDLRQKFLHAIQTADMGDFWHLHQA; this is encoded by the coding sequence ATGGAATTCACGCTTTCGAACACAGAACGAAAACGACTTGTCCGTCCGGCACAGCGGATTGTACAAGCTTATCATATGATTGAAGACGGTGACCGCATCGCTGTCGGTGTCTCCGGCGGCAAAGATAGCTCGACACTGCTTTATGTGCTTACAGCCCTCCAGCGCCAGCTCTCGGTCCGGTTTGAAATTGTACCCATCAGCCTTTCTCTCGGGTTTGCCGGAATGAATATGTCCCCGCTTGTCGAGTTCGTAGAGAAACTGGGTCACACGCTACATGTGAAAGAAACGGAGATCGGTAAAGTCGTCTTCGATATCCGCCAGGAGAAAAATCCGTGTTCCCTTTGTGCCAATATGCGGCGCGGTACGCTGTATGAATATGCGAAAGAGCTAGACTGCAATAAGGCCGCACTCGGCCATCATCTCGATGATGCAATGGAGACATTTTTCATGAACTTATTATTCAACGGCAAAATGGGGTCCTTCCATCCGAAAACGTATCTTGACCGCGCGGACATCACGCTCATCCGCCCACTCGTTGGCATTGAAGAGGATACGATTGAACGTTTCATCGAAACCCGGAACATTCCCATTATCACAAACCCATGTCCGGCTAATAAAAAGACGAAACGGGAGGAGATAAAGCAGTTGATTGATAGCCTAAGCAGCCAGTACCCGGATCTGCGGCAGAAGTTTCTACATGCCATTCAGACAGCCGATATGGGAGACTTCTGGCATCTACATCAGGCCTAA
- the infC gene encoding translation initiation factor IF-3, translated as MILNEKIKASEVELTGLDGEELGIISTKEALKLAKEAGVDLVCLSLASSPPPCRLMARQDAQQKKVKEKQTQRKQEKGPKIKEIRLNADIEEHDYDTKKRQAEKIIRGGDWVQLNVKLQRKETEAARKLVSELAADLAECAQQEKGIQVSGKQVSLTLRPR; from the coding sequence ATGATTTTGAATGAGAAAATTAAGGCATCAGAAGTGGAACTGACCGGCTTGGACGGGGAAGAACTCGGGATCATATCCACGAAAGAAGCGCTAAAGCTGGCAAAAGAAGCAGGAGTCGATCTCGTTTGTCTGTCGCTTGCATCCAGCCCGCCGCCGTGTCGGCTGATGGCGCGTCAGGATGCACAGCAGAAGAAGGTAAAAGAAAAACAGACCCAGCGCAAACAGGAAAAGGGCCCGAAGATTAAAGAAATTCGTCTCAATGCTGATATTGAAGAGCATGATTACGACACAAAAAAACGCCAGGCTGAAAAAATCATTCGTGGCGGTGACTGGGTACAACTCAATGTGAAGCTACAGCGCAAGGAGACGGAAGCAGCTCGCAAGCTTGTTTCGGAGTTAGCAGCTGATCTTGCGGAATGTGCCCAGCAGGAAAAAGGCATACAGGTAAGCGGCAAGCAGGTAAGTCTTACACTGCGTCCGCGCTAA
- the purT gene encoding phosphoribosylglycinamide formyltransferase 2, with the protein MYHSKKIMLLGSGELGKEVMIEAQRLGIETIAVDRYADAPAMQVAHRSYVIDMLNPKEIRQIVEAEKPDLIVPEIEAIATSELVKLEEEGYHVIPTARATKLTMDREGIRRLAAETLQLPTARYQFADTYEEFQQAVQAMGFPCVVKPIMSSSGKGQSICRSEADLENCWHVAQEGGRTKNGKVIVEEFIRFESEITLLTVRAVNGTLFCPPIGHIQQDGDYIESWQPHNMTEEQITKAKEIAKTITDALGGYGVFGVELFLAKDQVYFSEVSPRPHDTGLVTLVTQNLSEFALHVRAILGFPIPEITLNTPGASRPFKAQEELDDYRIEGVEQALATPNTQIRIFGKPVTKVGRRIAVTLSSSTTVEEARKQAKQALDQLVLRKS; encoded by the coding sequence ATGTATCATTCTAAAAAAATAATGTTGCTTGGATCAGGAGAATTAGGCAAAGAGGTCATGATTGAAGCGCAAAGGCTTGGAATCGAAACGATTGCGGTTGATCGGTATGCAGATGCTCCGGCTATGCAAGTCGCTCATCGCAGCTATGTGATTGATATGCTGAATCCAAAGGAGATTCGCCAAATCGTTGAAGCAGAAAAGCCAGATTTGATTGTTCCGGAAATTGAGGCGATTGCTACATCAGAGCTAGTCAAGCTAGAAGAAGAAGGATATCATGTCATTCCAACAGCACGAGCTACCAAACTGACCATGGATCGTGAAGGGATTCGACGATTAGCTGCCGAAACATTACAGCTTCCTACCGCACGTTATCAATTTGCTGATACATATGAAGAATTCCAGCAGGCGGTTCAGGCAATGGGATTCCCGTGTGTCGTGAAGCCTATTATGAGTTCATCTGGCAAAGGTCAAAGCATTTGCCGCAGTGAAGCAGATCTGGAGAATTGCTGGCATGTAGCGCAAGAAGGAGGACGGACGAAAAACGGAAAAGTGATTGTGGAAGAATTTATCCGTTTTGAATCGGAAATTACGCTTCTTACCGTTCGTGCTGTAAATGGGACATTGTTTTGCCCTCCGATTGGCCATATTCAACAGGATGGGGATTACATTGAGTCATGGCAGCCACATAACATGACAGAAGAGCAGATCACAAAAGCGAAAGAAATTGCAAAAACCATTACGGATGCTCTTGGTGGATACGGCGTGTTCGGTGTCGAGCTTTTCCTCGCCAAAGATCAAGTGTATTTTAGCGAAGTTTCCCCTCGCCCACATGACACGGGCCTGGTAACCCTTGTTACCCAAAATCTTTCTGAATTTGCGCTGCATGTTCGAGCGATTTTGGGCTTTCCGATTCCTGAGATTACATTGAACACACCAGGAGCAAGCCGCCCATTTAAGGCACAAGAAGAGTTGGACGACTATCGGATCGAGGGAGTAGAGCAAGCGTTGGCGACTCCGAATACGCAAATTCGAATCTTTGGCAAACCAGTCACAAAAGTCGGTCGTCGCATTGCCGTCACACTCTCTTCTTCTACTACGGTGGAGGAAGCAAGAAAACAAGCCAAACAGGCACTGGATCAGTTGGTGCTTCGAAAATCGTAA
- a CDS encoding TetR/AcrR family transcriptional regulator, producing the protein MAARKAVEQELSRERILEAARDLFVQHGYQSVSMRQIARELGYSHGAIYYHFKNKAELFYALVQQDFLLLDTTLEELIALPQTTAGEKLRRILLGFIEFGLRHQSHYEIMFLIKDEEVKSYLHQAPNESYEKFSRVVSDLSENKVSISAMWSLFLSLHGFISHYCRSGQTFEEVEELAKAHVSYILQGISK; encoded by the coding sequence GTGGCAGCAAGAAAAGCGGTTGAGCAGGAATTGAGCCGGGAACGTATTCTAGAAGCTGCGCGTGATTTGTTCGTGCAGCATGGGTACCAGAGTGTTTCCATGCGGCAGATTGCTCGAGAATTAGGGTACAGTCATGGTGCTATTTATTATCACTTTAAAAACAAAGCAGAGCTGTTTTATGCGCTCGTGCAGCAGGACTTTTTGTTGCTAGATACGACGCTTGAGGAGCTGATTGCTTTGCCGCAAACAACAGCAGGCGAGAAGTTGCGTCGCATTCTGCTTGGATTCATTGAGTTTGGTCTGCGCCATCAGAGTCATTATGAGATCATGTTTTTGATTAAGGACGAAGAGGTCAAAAGCTATCTTCATCAGGCACCGAATGAAAGTTATGAAAAATTTTCCCGTGTTGTTAGCGATTTGAGTGAGAATAAAGTGAGCATTTCTGCAATGTGGTCGTTATTTTTGTCTCTTCATGGATTCATTTCCCATTATTGTAGGTCTGGGCAGACGTTTGAAGAGGTGGAAGAACTGGCAAAAGCGCACGTATCGTATATTTTGCAAGGAATAAGTAAGTAA
- a CDS encoding SDR family NAD(P)-dependent oxidoreductase produces the protein MKKALVLGASGGMGDALVRELVSRGIEVVAFARNNNKLAMLFGHMVDVTMASGDARNEHDVEEAARDVDVIFHTVSVPYKDWIEGHPLIMKNAVQAAQKNSAKLVLIDNIYAYGRSSGALVGEEATRQPHTKKGRIRVKMQQIAEEAHASGIPTMVLHFPDFYGPNAHNTILSHTLQAVLAGKRAMFVGNKNVRREYIFTPDGAKAAAELALRDDTYGERWNIPGSGVVSGHELIAMIREQTGYTKSIGTVTTGMIRFLGLFSRDMREIAEMMYLTEEPVVLSGAKYEARIGPLPQTSYKEGLRQIVQAMKTGRMTDD, from the coding sequence ATGAAGAAAGCATTAGTGTTGGGAGCTTCTGGTGGTATGGGTGATGCGCTTGTACGTGAACTGGTGAGCAGGGGGATTGAAGTAGTTGCGTTTGCGAGAAACAATAACAAGCTTGCGATGTTATTCGGGCACATGGTAGATGTAACGATGGCAAGTGGGGATGCTCGTAATGAGCATGATGTCGAAGAAGCCGCTCGTGATGTAGACGTGATCTTTCACACTGTTAGTGTGCCTTATAAGGATTGGATTGAAGGACATCCGCTCATTATGAAAAATGCGGTGCAGGCGGCACAAAAAAATAGTGCAAAGCTTGTTCTAATTGATAATATTTATGCATACGGAAGAAGTTCAGGTGCATTGGTAGGGGAAGAAGCCACGCGGCAGCCGCATACAAAGAAGGGGCGTATCCGGGTAAAAATGCAACAGATAGCAGAAGAAGCGCACGCTTCTGGTATACCGACAATGGTGCTTCACTTCCCTGATTTCTATGGGCCGAATGCGCATAATACGATTTTGAGCCACACACTTCAGGCGGTGCTTGCTGGGAAGCGTGCCATGTTCGTTGGCAACAAGAATGTGCGGCGTGAGTATATTTTTACACCAGATGGAGCGAAGGCAGCTGCGGAACTGGCGCTTCGAGACGATACGTATGGAGAGCGCTGGAACATCCCAGGTTCCGGCGTAGTATCGGGACATGAATTAATTGCGATGATTCGCGAGCAAACAGGGTATACCAAAAGCATAGGAACAGTTACGACAGGCATGATACGCTTTCTAGGATTATTCAGCCGTGATATGCGAGAGATTGCTGAGATGATGTATCTGACAGAAGAGCCAGTTGTGCTATCCGGTGCCAAGTATGAAGCGCGTATCGGTCCATTGCCACAAACATCGTATAAGGAAGGATTGCGGCAAATCGTGCAGGCGATGAAGACAGGAAGGATGACAGATGATTAA
- a CDS encoding DUF72 domain-containing protein, with protein sequence MINIGLTGWGDHDDLYKGVKVKSSEKLTVYSAHFPVVEVDSSFYAVQPIKNYVKWNQETPDGFGFVVKAYQGMTGHLRGKKQFFSSMGEMFDAFIQSIQPVIEAGKLKAVLFQYPPWFDCNGKNIGILRYTREKMKDIPIALEFRNQTWFDSVRREQTLAFMEKEGWIHSICDEPQAGMGSVPTVLHATSRKLTLVRMHGRNVAGWHSSGQPNWREVRYLYRYNETELQEWKENLEQLQQQTNEICVIFNNNSGGHAAGNAKQLIDMLGITYDNLNPQQLGLF encoded by the coding sequence ATGATTAATATTGGTCTTACCGGCTGGGGAGATCATGACGATCTGTATAAGGGAGTCAAAGTAAAAAGTAGCGAGAAGCTTACGGTATATAGCGCTCATTTCCCGGTTGTCGAAGTAGACAGCTCGTTTTATGCCGTACAGCCGATCAAAAACTACGTGAAGTGGAATCAAGAAACGCCGGATGGATTCGGTTTTGTTGTGAAGGCGTATCAGGGAATGACCGGACATTTGCGCGGTAAAAAACAGTTTTTTAGCAGCATGGGTGAGATGTTTGATGCGTTTATTCAATCCATTCAGCCGGTTATAGAAGCAGGAAAACTCAAGGCAGTGCTATTTCAATATCCACCGTGGTTTGACTGCAATGGGAAGAATATCGGAATTTTGCGCTACACAAGAGAGAAAATGAAAGATATACCCATCGCACTTGAATTTCGAAATCAGACATGGTTTGATTCCGTACGGCGGGAGCAGACGCTTGCCTTCATGGAGAAAGAAGGGTGGATTCATAGTATCTGTGACGAGCCGCAGGCCGGGATGGGATCGGTCCCTACTGTGTTACATGCGACCAGTCGAAAGCTTACCCTTGTTCGTATGCACGGGCGTAATGTAGCGGGCTGGCATTCGAGTGGACAGCCGAACTGGCGTGAAGTGCGTTATCTGTATCGCTATAATGAAACAGAGCTTCAGGAGTGGAAAGAAAATCTAGAACAGCTTCAGCAACAGACAAATGAAATTTGTGTGATTTTTAATAACAATTCTGGTGGTCATGCGGCTGGCAATGCCAAGCAACTGATTGATATGCTCGGTATTACATACGACAATCTTAATCCACAGCAGCTTGGTTTATTTTAA
- the pdxK gene encoding pyridoxine/pyridoxal/pyridoxamine kinase — MTIYKALTIAGSDTSGGAGMQADLKTFQELGVFGMTALTVIVAQDPKRDWFHDVFPIDLTTLEAQIETVLSGIGVDAMKTGMLGSIEIIELVARKIEQYGLKNVVVDPVMVCKGADEALHPETNECLRDVLVPKSLVVTPNLFEAAQLSGLAPIKTVDDMKQAAAKIQELGAKYVIVKGGGKLQHEKAVDVLYDGQTFEVLESDRFETTFTHGAGCTYSAAITAELAKGKPVREAIETAKEFITAAIRHSFALNKYVGPTHHGAYRRQAELAVK; from the coding sequence ATGACTATCTATAAAGCACTTACCATCGCAGGTTCCGATACAAGCGGCGGAGCTGGCATGCAAGCAGATCTCAAAACATTCCAGGAACTCGGCGTATTCGGCATGACAGCGCTCACTGTTATCGTAGCGCAAGACCCGAAACGCGATTGGTTCCATGACGTATTTCCGATTGATCTTACAACACTAGAAGCACAAATCGAAACCGTACTATCTGGAATTGGCGTAGATGCAATGAAAACAGGCATGCTTGGTTCTATTGAAATCATTGAACTCGTTGCCCGTAAAATTGAGCAATACGGCTTGAAAAATGTTGTTGTAGACCCGGTTATGGTTTGTAAAGGAGCAGACGAAGCCCTGCATCCAGAAACGAATGAATGCCTGCGCGACGTACTCGTACCAAAATCGCTCGTTGTCACACCAAACCTGTTTGAAGCCGCACAACTAAGCGGACTGGCTCCAATCAAAACGGTAGACGATATGAAGCAAGCCGCCGCGAAAATTCAGGAACTCGGTGCGAAATATGTTATCGTAAAAGGCGGCGGCAAGCTCCAGCATGAGAAAGCTGTCGACGTTCTGTACGATGGACAAACATTCGAAGTGCTTGAATCAGATCGTTTCGAGACCACATTCACCCACGGTGCTGGTTGCACCTATTCCGCTGCAATTACAGCAGAGCTGGCAAAAGGAAAACCAGTGCGTGAAGCAATTGAAACCGCGAAAGAATTCATTACTGCGGCGATTCGCCATTCTTTTGCCCTTAACAAATATGTAGGCCCAACTCATCACGGCGCATACCGTCGTCAGGCAGAACTAGCTGTAAAATAA
- a CDS encoding methyl-accepting chemotaxis protein: protein MSTYLKTLCTIFPIIQEATGHEYLIAISDLEKFIFYSASKHLDFKIKHHEPVKPGSGTMRALETSQKVVANITDTTLYGVPYTVTSLPIHDQGELVGCLTAIRPVEKENQMKDMAARLSTAMEQMKHTMDTIYSMSEQVSTSTERINESARVSNDSVKRTTEIVSTISQLSNQTKILGLNANIEAARAGEAGRGFVVVAKEIQRLADDSGNSTRRINDFIGELGKNVQTINKEIEELSSFSKETTSTIQQMTDMVNELQTMSTDLHKLAKID from the coding sequence ATGTCTACTTATTTAAAAACACTCTGTACAATTTTCCCCATTATTCAGGAAGCAACCGGGCACGAATATTTAATTGCCATTTCTGACCTGGAAAAATTCATTTTTTATAGTGCCAGTAAGCATCTCGACTTTAAGATAAAACATCATGAGCCTGTCAAACCAGGTAGCGGTACTATGCGAGCCTTAGAAACAAGCCAAAAAGTTGTAGCTAATATTACAGACACAACTTTGTATGGCGTTCCTTATACCGTAACCAGCCTCCCGATTCATGATCAGGGCGAACTTGTCGGTTGCCTGACCGCCATCCGTCCGGTTGAGAAAGAAAATCAGATGAAAGACATGGCAGCACGTCTTTCTACTGCTATGGAACAGATGAAGCATACAATGGATACGATCTATTCAATGTCGGAACAGGTCTCGACCTCCACCGAACGCATTAATGAATCGGCTCGCGTATCGAATGACTCCGTCAAACGTACCACTGAAATCGTCAGCACCATCTCCCAGCTTTCCAACCAGACGAAAATTCTCGGTTTGAATGCCAACATCGAAGCAGCACGAGCTGGAGAAGCCGGGCGGGGCTTTGTTGTGGTGGCTAAAGAAATCCAGCGACTCGCGGATGATAGCGGTAACTCAACTCGACGCATCAATGATTTTATTGGTGAACTTGGCAAGAACGTTCAAACCATCAATAAGGAAATCGAGGAACTCTCTAGCTTTTCCAAAGAAACGACGTCCACCATTCAGCAGATGACTGACATGGTCAATGAATTACAAACGATGTCTACTGATCTGCATAAACTAGCAAAAATCGATTAG